One part of the Clostridium thermosuccinogenes genome encodes these proteins:
- a CDS encoding polysaccharide deacetylase family protein, producing the protein MIIYAIRLRRLVRYLIIIVAAVVAGVLLGTAGKGAIEVFSQKRELPIYSVESTEKKVAITFDCAWGADDIPDILSTLRKEDVKATFFIVGQWAEKFPDKVKMMAEDGHDIANHSYSHLRMGVLDKSRISKEISLCGEKLAEITGNKIELFRPPYGEYNNDVILEAKALGYYTIQWDVDSLDWKPEMSSDAILSRVTEKVKPGSIILFHNDTKHTSKILPSIIKALKEDGYTFEPVSRLILRENYYIDYDGKQKMKK; encoded by the coding sequence ATGATTATATATGCAATCCGGTTGAGAAGGCTTGTCAGGTATTTGATCATCATAGTGGCAGCGGTTGTGGCGGGCGTCCTGTTAGGCACAGCAGGCAAAGGTGCAATAGAGGTGTTTTCCCAGAAAAGGGAACTGCCCATATATTCTGTTGAAAGCACTGAAAAGAAAGTTGCCATAACCTTTGATTGTGCGTGGGGTGCTGATGATATTCCGGATATTCTGAGCACCCTGAGGAAGGAAGATGTAAAAGCCACATTCTTTATTGTGGGGCAGTGGGCTGAAAAATTCCCCGACAAGGTAAAAATGATGGCGGAAGATGGGCATGACATAGCAAATCACTCCTATTCCCATTTGAGGATGGGAGTGCTGGATAAAAGCCGGATTTCCAAGGAGATTTCTTTATGCGGTGAAAAGCTCGCGGAGATAACCGGCAATAAAATTGAGCTTTTCAGGCCACCTTACGGAGAGTATAATAACGATGTGATACTGGAAGCAAAGGCGCTGGGATATTATACAATCCAATGGGATGTCGATTCCTTGGACTGGAAACCTGAAATGAGCAGCGATGCAATTTTAAGCAGGGTGACGGAAAAGGTCAAGCCAGGATCAATAATACTCTTTCACAATGATACAAAACATACTTCCAAAATACTTCCTTCGATAATTAAGGCTCTTAAAGAGGACGGTTACACGTTCGAGCCTGTTTCGAGGCTAATATTGCGGGAAAATTACTACATCGATTATGATGGAAAGCAGAAAATGAAAAAATAA
- a CDS encoding single-stranded DNA-binding protein, producing MVGNILENNMVTISGKIVSNAEFSHEVYGEGFYCFMLEVPRLSDSYDYIPVTVSERLVNKDELSIGKNIEVEGQFRSYNSFNNTQGNKLILTVFARDINFLEDDLKVKNPNQIYLNGYICKKPIFRVTPFGREITDILMAVNRPYNKSDYIPCIAWGRNARYSENLAVGTNIKIWGRIQSRAYQKKLDSGEVVTKTAYEVSISKMEVAAVRESEKKDYVEQDEENLVSKAKE from the coding sequence ATGGTCGGAAACATACTGGAGAACAACATGGTGACCATTTCCGGTAAGATAGTTTCTAATGCTGAGTTCAGCCATGAGGTCTACGGAGAAGGGTTTTATTGCTTTATGCTTGAGGTGCCGAGGCTTAGCGACAGCTATGATTATATACCGGTAACTGTTTCGGAACGCCTGGTAAATAAAGATGAATTGAGTATAGGTAAGAATATAGAGGTGGAGGGTCAGTTCCGTTCATACAACAGTTTCAATAATACTCAGGGCAACAAGCTGATATTGACTGTCTTTGCCAGAGATATAAACTTTCTGGAAGATGATTTGAAAGTAAAGAATCCTAACCAGATTTACCTTAATGGTTACATATGCAAAAAGCCCATTTTCAGAGTCACACCCTTCGGGCGGGAGATAACCGATATACTGATGGCGGTAAACAGGCCGTACAATAAGTCTGATTATATACCCTGCATTGCATGGGGCAGAAATGCAAGATACTCTGAAAATCTTGCTGTTGGGACAAATATAAAAATCTGGGGAAGAATCCAGAGCAGAGCTTACCAGAAAAAGCTGGATTCAGGAGAAGTTGTCACAAAAACTGCTTATGAGGTTTCTATTTCCAAGATGGAAGTGGCTGCCGTCAGGGAAAGCGAGAAGAAAGATTATGTGGAGCAGGATGAAGAGAATCTCGTTTCTAAAGCAAAGGAATAA
- a CDS encoding NAD(P)/FAD-dependent oxidoreductase codes for MSKKVIVLGAGYAGIEAALTLQKKKKKEDDIEITIIDKNTYHTLLTELHEVAGNRIREEGVIVPLRDIFKYSDVKIVQDEINGIDFENNKLLSSSREYHYDYLILAAGSEPNFFGIPGIQEHAFTIWSYEQAIRIREHIRKCFVKASQEQDKAKREQLLCFVVGGGGFTGVETIGEIANWVKQLCREYGVDRNEVKLILVEALGSILTNLKERGAKKSMDYLVNKLGVEVLLNSAVSSVTADHVEIKTGRVIPTKTLIWTAGVKANSLAEKLDINRSRASRIVVNEYAQTQYKNVYSVGDISAFSTGENQILPALVESAMQTGKGAALNILADIRGKEKEKIKPKLHGVMVSVGAFFAQSNIMGRELPTWLSILMKYMVNIHYLFGIGGFELVFRYIKDELLFKQQDKFLLEKHYSVMTPAFWLVPIRLFLGYKWLMEGIEKVQQGWFTKALLAGLPGADAGSSASVTDTGETVFRIISEHTPGWYAWIATNIVIPNAILFQVLIVLAEIGIGLALLSGTFTFIAALGSLALNVNFLLSTGMYEYDWWFIPAALCLLGGAGRAFGVDHYLMPYLMKQWRYFVRNRKIKLWLR; via the coding sequence ATGTCAAAAAAAGTAATTGTGCTCGGGGCAGGGTATGCAGGGATAGAAGCTGCACTCACGCTCCAAAAAAAGAAGAAAAAAGAAGACGATATTGAAATCACAATTATCGACAAAAACACCTATCATACCCTGTTGACCGAATTGCATGAAGTTGCCGGCAACAGAATCAGGGAAGAAGGCGTAATTGTGCCTTTGAGGGATATTTTCAAATATTCTGACGTAAAGATTGTCCAGGACGAAATTAATGGCATAGACTTTGAAAATAACAAGCTCCTTTCATCTTCTCGTGAATACCACTATGACTATCTGATTCTTGCGGCAGGCAGTGAACCCAACTTTTTCGGTATCCCCGGAATACAGGAACATGCTTTTACCATATGGTCTTATGAACAGGCTATAAGGATACGGGAACATATCAGAAAATGTTTTGTTAAGGCATCCCAGGAACAGGATAAGGCCAAAAGAGAACAGCTGCTGTGCTTCGTAGTCGGTGGAGGCGGATTCACCGGAGTTGAAACGATAGGTGAAATCGCCAATTGGGTAAAACAGTTGTGCAGGGAATACGGCGTTGACAGGAATGAAGTCAAGCTTATATTGGTGGAAGCCTTGGGAAGCATCCTTACCAACCTTAAGGAACGAGGCGCCAAAAAATCCATGGATTACCTCGTCAACAAGCTGGGAGTAGAAGTGCTGCTAAACAGTGCTGTTTCCAGTGTTACTGCTGACCATGTGGAGATCAAGACCGGCAGGGTCATTCCTACCAAAACCCTCATATGGACAGCCGGAGTCAAAGCAAACAGCCTTGCGGAAAAACTGGATATCAACAGGAGCCGTGCCAGCAGGATTGTTGTAAACGAGTATGCACAAACCCAGTATAAAAATGTGTATTCGGTGGGTGATATTTCAGCGTTTTCCACCGGTGAAAATCAGATTCTCCCTGCCTTGGTCGAGTCAGCCATGCAGACTGGTAAGGGCGCTGCCTTGAATATTCTCGCGGACATCCGGGGAAAGGAAAAAGAAAAGATCAAACCTAAGCTTCACGGTGTCATGGTATCTGTGGGAGCCTTTTTTGCCCAGTCAAATATAATGGGACGTGAACTTCCCACCTGGCTCTCCATACTCATGAAATACATGGTGAATATCCACTATCTTTTCGGAATAGGTGGTTTTGAACTGGTTTTCAGATATATAAAAGACGAACTGCTATTTAAACAGCAGGACAAGTTCCTTCTGGAAAAGCACTACTCAGTAATGACCCCGGCATTCTGGCTTGTACCCATCCGTTTGTTCCTTGGATATAAATGGCTTATGGAGGGTATTGAGAAGGTTCAGCAAGGCTGGTTTACAAAAGCATTGCTGGCAGGTCTGCCCGGAGCAGATGCCGGTTCCAGCGCATCTGTGACCGACACTGGCGAAACAGTATTCAGAATAATATCCGAGCACACGCCGGGATGGTATGCTTGGATTGCCACCAATATAGTAATACCTAACGCAATCCTGTTCCAGGTGCTGATAGTTCTTGCTGAGATAGGCATAGGCCTTGCCCTGTTGTCAGGAACCTTTACTTTCATAGCGGCTCTTGGCTCACTGGCATTGAATGTAAACTTCCTTCTTTCCACCGGCATGTATGAATACGACTGGTGGTTCATTCCAGCAGCCCTCTGCTTACTGGGAGGAGCAGGAAGAGCTTTTGGCGTAGACCATTATCTTATGCCTTATCTGATGAAACAGTGGAGATATTTCGTAAGAAACAGAAAGATAAAACTCTGGCTGAGATAA
- a CDS encoding FAD:protein FMN transferase, with product MRRKILLLLMIYVSFILASCQQNTPAERIGSYMGTVITEKVYGKNAQKAADEVMEKIAELEAMMTIKDADKQSEIDKLNDMAGVGEVKLSRDSISVLGKAIEYAELSEGAFDVTIGPLANAWGIFTDNPRVPSKDEIDNLKSLVNYRDISINNADSSAYLARKGQIVDLGGIAKGYAGDVAVEILKAKGVKSALINLGGNVVALGSKPDGNPWSIGIQNPRAPTGEYIGIVKVRDKAVVSSGDYERFFEKDGVRYHHILDPRTGYPADSGLIATTIVADSSTDADALSTSVFVLGLEKGMQLVERLDGVDAIFITEDKKVYITEGLKESFTFKDESKEFTYVEER from the coding sequence ATGAGAAGGAAAATCTTATTGCTATTAATGATATATGTTTCATTCATTCTGGCATCATGCCAGCAAAATACACCTGCTGAACGCATTGGCTCTTATATGGGAACTGTGATAACTGAAAAGGTATATGGGAAAAACGCCCAAAAGGCAGCAGATGAGGTAATGGAGAAAATAGCTGAGCTTGAGGCAATGATGACTATCAAGGACGCCGATAAGCAAAGCGAGATCGATAAACTTAACGACATGGCAGGCGTCGGAGAAGTCAAACTGAGCAGGGATTCCATTTCTGTCCTGGGCAAGGCAATCGAATATGCCGAGCTGAGCGAAGGTGCTTTTGATGTTACAATAGGTCCGCTGGCCAATGCCTGGGGGATATTTACCGACAATCCCAGGGTGCCCTCAAAGGACGAGATAGATAATCTTAAGAGTTTAGTAAATTACAGGGATATAAGCATCAACAATGCCGATTCCAGCGCATACCTTGCACGCAAGGGCCAAATAGTGGATCTTGGCGGTATCGCCAAAGGATATGCGGGAGATGTGGCAGTTGAGATACTAAAAGCAAAGGGTGTAAAATCTGCCCTGATAAACCTTGGAGGCAATGTGGTGGCTCTGGGGAGCAAACCTGATGGCAATCCCTGGTCCATAGGAATACAGAATCCGAGAGCACCTACAGGGGAGTATATAGGCATAGTAAAAGTAAGAGATAAGGCAGTGGTAAGCTCAGGAGATTATGAGAGGTTTTTTGAGAAGGACGGCGTGAGATACCATCATATTCTGGACCCCAGAACAGGGTATCCGGCGGATTCCGGGCTTATTGCAACTACGATAGTGGCCGATAGTTCGACCGATGCCGATGCTCTGTCCACTTCAGTTTTTGTTCTTGGCCTTGAAAAAGGAATGCAGTTGGTGGAAAGGCTTGACGGAGTGGATGCGATCTTTATTACCGAGGACAAGAAGGTATATATTACCGAAGGATTGAAAGAATCATTTACATTTAAGGATGAAAGCAAGGAATTTACTTATGTTGAAGAAAGGTGA
- a CDS encoding NusG domain II-containing protein: MLKKGDIALVILLVVAVIAGLAGIRFYRGGMKGDRIAVIKQENKVIREINLDEVQEAERLSLTGDYNNIILIEKGRIRFEESDCPDLVCVHTGWLDKTGSFAACLPNKSLIMIKGEGEEVDGATY; the protein is encoded by the coding sequence ATGTTGAAGAAAGGTGACATAGCTCTTGTCATATTGCTGGTTGTCGCCGTAATTGCGGGTCTTGCAGGCATCAGATTTTATAGAGGCGGCATGAAGGGCGATAGAATAGCTGTTATAAAGCAGGAGAATAAAGTGATCCGGGAGATCAACCTTGATGAGGTGCAGGAAGCGGAACGCTTGTCTTTGACAGGAGATTACAATAATATAATACTCATTGAGAAGGGGCGCATAAGGTTTGAAGAGTCCGACTGTCCGGACCTGGTATGCGTGCATACCGGCTGGCTGGATAAAACCGGAAGCTTTGCCGCTTGCCTTCCTAATAAATCGCTTATCATGATCAAAGGTGAAGGCGAAGAGGTTGATGGAGCAACGTATTGA
- a CDS encoding Gx transporter family protein has translation MMSKNKKMVLLALFVAQALVLSIVESFIPVPVGIPGVKLGLANIITMVVIMFFGLKEGLVVVIIRCLLSSLFAGGPMIFLFSVAGGVLSALVMYFLHSRLSRLFSTIGISIAGAVAHNIGQILIALVTLQTLSVLSYLPVLMISGIIMGCFVGLCSMFLSRTLKKLNILN, from the coding sequence ATGATGAGTAAAAATAAGAAGATGGTTTTGCTGGCATTGTTTGTAGCACAAGCGCTGGTATTATCCATAGTTGAATCATTTATACCTGTACCGGTGGGAATACCGGGGGTCAAACTTGGTTTAGCCAACATCATAACTATGGTGGTTATAATGTTCTTTGGGCTAAAGGAAGGCCTGGTAGTTGTTATAATCCGCTGTCTGCTTTCATCTCTTTTCGCAGGCGGACCGATGATTTTCTTGTTCAGCGTTGCGGGAGGAGTCTTAAGCGCGTTGGTCATGTATTTTTTGCACAGCAGATTGTCCAGGCTTTTCAGCACCATTGGAATAAGCATTGCCGGAGCAGTTGCCCATAATATAGGCCAGATATTGATTGCTTTGGTAACGCTGCAAACACTGTCGGTTCTGTCCTACTTGCCTGTGTTAATGATATCTGGTATTATTATGGGGTGTTTTGTCGGTTTGTGCAGCATGTTTTTAAGCAGGACTCTGAAAAAGCTGAACATATTAAATTAA
- a CDS encoding polyprenyl synthetase family protein codes for MGLISLWTKCPDVLEELRRVEEYIKKNISSKNELLSTIVTDLVDAGGKRIRPAFVIISSKFGRYNRKKTVPAAGALEILHTATLVHDDIIDRSKMRRGKLTVAEEYGNDIALYTGDFLFTKAVLMLSKGISAEKLEIIAKTIKAICEGEVYQFNDRFNVDSTVFSYLKRISRKTAILFASACLLGAYTGKCSRNVEKSLAKYGFYYGMAFQIRDDLYDYIADPERVGKPVGGDIAKGIVTIPAIYAMRNNPAFKEIVSRFFAKKAILADDEVDVIISGVKKNGGIDDAKMMLNTYIERGMRELMKLPSNNYRKLLEELLLSLRI; via the coding sequence TTGGGGTTGATTTCATTGTGGACTAAGTGCCCTGACGTGCTGGAAGAATTGAGGAGGGTGGAGGAGTATATAAAAAAGAACATCTCTTCCAAAAATGAGCTGCTGTCTACTATAGTGACTGATCTTGTAGATGCCGGCGGGAAACGGATAAGACCCGCCTTTGTTATCATATCCTCAAAATTTGGTAGATATAACAGAAAAAAGACGGTGCCTGCAGCCGGAGCTTTGGAGATACTCCATACTGCAACCCTTGTACATGATGATATAATCGACCGTTCAAAGATGAGAAGGGGAAAGCTGACCGTTGCTGAAGAATATGGGAATGACATCGCCTTATATACAGGGGATTTTTTGTTTACAAAAGCTGTACTGATGCTTTCCAAGGGCATTTCAGCCGAGAAGCTGGAAATCATAGCAAAGACGATAAAGGCCATATGTGAGGGTGAAGTTTATCAGTTTAACGACAGGTTCAATGTAGACTCCACCGTTTTTTCATATTTGAAGCGCATAAGCAGAAAGACGGCGATTTTGTTTGCCTCTGCTTGTTTGCTAGGAGCATATACAGGAAAATGCTCCAGGAATGTGGAAAAAAGCCTTGCCAAGTACGGCTTTTATTACGGCATGGCCTTTCAGATAAGGGATGATTTGTATGACTATATTGCCGACCCTGAAAGAGTGGGCAAGCCGGTGGGTGGTGACATAGCCAAGGGTATAGTTACCATACCTGCCATTTATGCAATGAGAAACAACCCTGCCTTTAAAGAGATAGTATCCCGCTTCTTTGCCAAAAAGGCAATCCTGGCGGATGATGAGGTTGATGTAATCATAAGCGGTGTAAAGAAGAATGGAGGTATTGATGACGCAAAAATGATGCTGAATACCTATATAGAAAGAGGGATGCGGGAACTCATGAAATTGCCCTCCAACAACTACAGAAAATTGCTGGAGGAGCTGCTGCTTTCTCTCAGGATATAG
- the priA gene encoding primosomal protein N': MGDIASVVLSNSTREFDREYHYSIPDNMKGMVVPGVRVIVPFGKANRSMEAYVLDVIDKTEFNELKEIRKVLDDSPVLGKQMIKLACWMKDKYICTYSDAIKCMVPPGIGVKSFCIVKLIKQDPDVGKSQKKLLDILSENNGECELEELKSRANIKGFSKQLDLLEKAGLVEICEEYTSRVKEKTVRVASLALPRDEIIEDIESGRIKRIQQIRILELLLDNEYIAVPDIVRFSGASAGVLDTLRKYGYIFYKDINVNRDPLGNKVVERAEPLTPTPQQEAVLNRVKAMMDRGKFAEALIHGVTGSGKTEVYMQLIQHCLNSGKQAIVLVPEISLTPQTVYRFKSRFGNDVAVQHSRLSLGERFDQWRLIKDGKIKVVVGTRSAVFAPLDKLGLIVIDEEHENSYKSEITPKYHAREVARERCMQEDAVLLYGSATPSIDTYYRAKNGEMEFLEMSSRANNMLLPTVEIIDMRNELDEGNRSIFSRRLAAEIARNIESGQQTILFLNRRGHASFVLCRSCGHTIKCTNCNVSLTYHSHDERLICHYCGYTVKNPSTCPKCGSNYIRHFGTGTQRVEEELKKQFPGCSVIRMDADTTTYKNSHEEILRAFREKNINIMVGTQMIAKGHDFPNVTLVGVLAADSLLNSGDYNSSERTFQLITQVAGRAGRGKIPGKVIIQTYNTEDFSILAACNHDYNSFYSQEIIMRNALYYPPFTNISTVILSGPNDKLVFSRAKELKDFIAGRLANAGDGVSVLGPARAPLTKIKNKYRWRIVIKQRDMDMLTALLREVSDAFYSKRQNSGVDLNIDINPANML; the protein is encoded by the coding sequence ATGGGTGATATTGCTTCGGTAGTTTTAAGTAATTCCACAAGAGAGTTCGACAGGGAATACCATTACTCCATACCCGACAATATGAAGGGCATGGTTGTGCCGGGGGTAAGGGTTATAGTACCCTTCGGCAAGGCAAACAGGTCCATGGAAGCCTATGTGTTGGATGTGATAGATAAAACCGAATTCAATGAGTTGAAAGAGATCCGGAAAGTCCTGGATGACAGCCCGGTCCTGGGAAAACAGATGATTAAGCTGGCTTGCTGGATGAAGGACAAATATATTTGCACCTATTCCGATGCAATAAAGTGTATGGTTCCTCCTGGAATCGGCGTAAAAAGCTTTTGTATCGTAAAGCTGATAAAACAGGACCCCGATGTCGGGAAAAGCCAGAAAAAATTGCTGGACATATTGTCCGAAAATAACGGCGAGTGCGAGCTGGAAGAGCTGAAAAGCCGCGCCAATATAAAGGGTTTTTCAAAACAGCTGGATTTGCTGGAGAAAGCCGGACTGGTCGAAATATGCGAGGAGTATACCAGCCGGGTGAAGGAAAAGACAGTAAGAGTTGCAAGCCTTGCACTGCCCAGAGATGAAATAATTGAGGATATTGAAAGCGGCCGCATTAAAAGAATTCAGCAGATAAGAATTCTGGAGCTGCTTTTGGATAATGAGTACATAGCTGTACCTGATATTGTAAGGTTCTCCGGGGCATCAGCCGGTGTTCTGGACACCTTGAGAAAATATGGGTACATTTTTTATAAAGATATCAATGTAAACAGAGACCCCTTGGGAAACAAGGTTGTGGAGCGTGCTGAGCCACTGACGCCGACTCCTCAGCAGGAGGCGGTATTAAACAGGGTAAAAGCCATGATGGACAGGGGCAAATTTGCCGAGGCTCTGATTCATGGGGTTACAGGCAGTGGTAAGACAGAAGTATACATGCAGCTTATCCAGCACTGTTTAAATTCAGGAAAGCAGGCAATAGTCCTGGTGCCTGAAATATCCCTTACTCCGCAGACCGTTTACAGATTCAAAAGCAGATTTGGAAATGATGTGGCAGTACAGCACAGCAGGCTGTCCCTGGGGGAGAGGTTTGACCAGTGGAGGCTGATAAAGGACGGTAAAATCAAGGTGGTTGTAGGTACCAGGTCTGCAGTTTTTGCACCTCTGGATAAGCTTGGCCTGATCGTTATAGATGAAGAACATGAAAATTCCTACAAATCGGAGATAACTCCCAAGTATCATGCCCGGGAAGTAGCACGGGAGAGGTGCATGCAGGAAGATGCCGTATTGCTTTATGGCTCAGCTACCCCTTCAATCGATACATACTACAGGGCAAAAAACGGAGAGATGGAGTTTCTGGAAATGAGCAGCAGGGCAAATAATATGCTGCTTCCCACAGTGGAGATAATTGATATGAGGAATGAGCTGGATGAGGGCAACAGATCCATATTCAGCAGAAGGTTGGCAGCAGAGATTGCCAGGAACATTGAAAGCGGGCAGCAGACCATCCTTTTTTTAAACAGGAGGGGACATGCCTCCTTTGTCCTGTGCAGGAGCTGCGGGCATACTATTAAGTGCACCAACTGCAATGTCTCTCTCACATACCATTCCCATGATGAAAGACTGATATGCCATTACTGCGGATACACCGTGAAAAACCCTTCTACCTGCCCGAAATGCGGAAGCAATTACATAAGGCATTTTGGTACCGGGACACAGCGGGTGGAGGAGGAGTTGAAAAAGCAATTTCCCGGCTGCAGCGTTATTCGTATGGACGCTGACACCACAACCTATAAGAACTCCCATGAGGAGATTTTAAGGGCTTTCAGGGAAAAAAACATAAACATAATGGTGGGAACCCAGATGATCGCAAAAGGCCATGATTTTCCCAATGTAACTCTGGTTGGAGTTCTTGCCGCAGACAGTTTGCTGAATTCCGGGGATTATAATTCTTCCGAAAGGACTTTCCAATTGATAACGCAGGTGGCAGGAAGGGCAGGAAGGGGAAAAATACCCGGAAAGGTGATAATACAGACATATAATACTGAAGATTTCAGCATCCTGGCAGCCTGCAACCATGACTATAACTCGTTTTACAGCCAGGAGATAATAATGAGGAATGCTTTATATTATCCGCCTTTTACCAATATATCGACGGTTATATTAAGCGGCCCTAATGACAAGCTTGTCTTTAGCAGGGCAAAGGAGCTGAAAGACTTTATTGCAGGAAGGCTTGCCAATGCCGGTGACGGAGTGAGCGTGCTCGGTCCGGCAAGAGCACCCCTTACAAAGATTAAGAACAAGTATAGATGGAGAATAGTCATAAAGCAAAGGGATATGGATATGCTTACTGCCCTGTTGAGAGAAGTCTCGGATGCTTTTTACTCAAAAAGACAGAACAGCGGAGTCGATTTGAATATAGATATAAATCCTGCAAATATGTTATAA
- the def gene encoding peptide deformylase, whose translation MAIRNIRLEGEEVLRKVSREVDVIDEKILTLLKDMAETMYKADGVGLAAPQVGILKRVVVIDVGDGLLELINPKIVEQEGEQIEVEGCLSIPNLVGEVKRPARVVVEALDPRGEKVVINADGLLAIALCHEIDHLDGILFKDKAIRLIDKNDYK comes from the coding sequence ATGGCTATTAGAAATATAAGGCTTGAGGGCGAAGAAGTGTTAAGAAAGGTCTCCAGGGAAGTAGACGTGATAGATGAAAAGATACTTACCCTGTTAAAGGATATGGCGGAGACCATGTATAAGGCGGATGGCGTTGGATTGGCTGCGCCCCAAGTGGGAATACTGAAAAGAGTGGTTGTAATAGATGTGGGTGATGGGTTGCTTGAACTCATAAACCCCAAGATTGTCGAGCAGGAAGGCGAACAGATAGAGGTTGAAGGCTGCCTTAGCATTCCCAATTTGGTGGGAGAGGTTAAACGCCCGGCAAGAGTTGTCGTAGAGGCACTGGATCCAAGAGGTGAAAAAGTGGTCATTAATGCCGACGGTTTGCTGGCAATAGCCTTGTGCCATGAAATTGATCATCTCGATGGAATTTTGTTCAAGGATAAGGCCATTAGGCTGATTGACAAAAACGATTATAAATAA
- the fmt gene encoding methionyl-tRNA formyltransferase, translating into MRIVFMGTPDFAVPSLKMLIDEGYEVAAVVTQPDKPKGRGKKLAAPPVKEYAVEKGIKVLQPASAKTEDFIQQLRELAPDMLITAAYGKILPKEVLDIPPLGCINVHGSLLPKYRGAAPIQWAVINGDKTTGITTMYTDIGMDTGDMLVKREIPIPEDITSGELYLQLADLGAEVLKETLLRVKNNTLERIPQKDEEATYAPMLKKEIGLIDWNKSAWEIHNLVRGTNPWPGAYTYYKGERLRIWKTERTTESAEGVLPGRLYKVSRDGVFVSTGQGVLKIKEIQFDSSRKMTVEECWHNITEGEILGQ; encoded by the coding sequence TTGAGGATAGTTTTTATGGGTACCCCGGATTTTGCGGTTCCCAGCTTGAAAATGTTGATAGATGAAGGTTATGAAGTTGCAGCGGTAGTAACTCAGCCGGATAAACCAAAGGGAAGGGGAAAAAAGCTTGCAGCACCTCCCGTCAAGGAGTATGCAGTGGAAAAAGGCATAAAAGTGCTGCAGCCAGCCAGCGCAAAGACTGAGGATTTTATCCAACAGTTGAGGGAGTTAGCTCCTGATATGTTGATAACAGCAGCATATGGCAAAATACTGCCTAAAGAGGTCCTTGATATACCCCCTTTGGGGTGTATAAATGTTCATGGCTCACTGCTTCCCAAGTATCGTGGAGCGGCGCCAATTCAATGGGCTGTAATAAATGGAGATAAAACCACCGGTATAACTACCATGTATACGGATATTGGCATGGATACTGGAGACATGCTGGTAAAAAGGGAAATCCCCATACCTGAAGATATTACTTCCGGAGAGCTTTACCTTCAGTTGGCGGATCTTGGGGCGGAAGTCCTGAAAGAAACGCTTTTAAGGGTTAAAAACAATACATTGGAAAGAATCCCCCAGAAGGACGAGGAGGCAACCTATGCTCCTATGCTAAAAAAAGAGATAGGTCTTATTGACTGGAATAAAAGTGCGTGGGAGATACACAACCTGGTGCGGGGTACCAATCCGTGGCCGGGGGCTTATACATATTACAAGGGTGAAAGGCTTCGTATCTGGAAGACGGAAAGAACCACCGAAAGTGCTGAGGGTGTCTTGCCAGGGAGATTATACAAGGTATCCAGGGATGGCGTTTTTGTGTCAACCGGGCAAGGAGTCTTGAAAATAAAAGAGATCCAGTTTGATTCCAGCAGAAAAATGACGGTGGAGGAGTGCTGGCATAACATTACTGAAGGTGAAATACTTGGACAGTAA